A DNA window from Thiothrix subterranea contains the following coding sequences:
- a CDS encoding YiiX/YebB-like N1pC/P60 family cysteine hydrolase, protein MKITDWLWNKGIEWLNTVPRADDFSALCNFEFLEREIRPADVILFAGQSRVSKVIQTVVLSPWTHAALYIGRLNDIRDPKVRSRLAAYYDGDLSEPLVIESLLGKGTIVTPLRQYRKEHLRICRPATLTWPDADKVVNFGIEHLGMGYDVRQLLDLARFIFPYAILPRCWRSSLFQHNAGQPTHIVCSSMIARCFQQVHYPILPIVHNAQQDEVRFYERNFRLITPSDFDYSPYFSVIKYPAWNTGREPAYRTLPWHQDKEASHELVNPIPAAIPEPPGYAPDETAVTAHLADGTGRTGQRQRLVGFRAFFRQAGLETFARSLH, encoded by the coding sequence ATGAAAATTACCGACTGGTTATGGAATAAAGGTATTGAATGGCTCAATACCGTCCCCCGCGCAGACGACTTCAGCGCCCTGTGTAACTTTGAATTCCTTGAACGCGAAATCCGTCCTGCCGATGTGATCTTGTTTGCGGGTCAATCCCGTGTCAGCAAAGTCATCCAAACCGTGGTGTTATCGCCTTGGACTCATGCGGCGTTGTATATCGGGCGACTGAATGATATTCGTGACCCGAAAGTGCGTTCCCGCCTTGCTGCCTATTACGATGGGGATTTGAGTGAGCCATTGGTGATCGAATCCCTGCTCGGTAAAGGCACGATTGTCACCCCCTTACGTCAGTACCGCAAAGAACACCTGCGCATTTGCCGCCCTGCCACACTGACTTGGCCGGATGCGGATAAGGTGGTGAATTTCGGGATCGAACATCTCGGCATGGGGTATGACGTGCGCCAATTATTGGACTTAGCACGCTTTATTTTCCCCTATGCGATTTTGCCGCGTTGCTGGCGCTCCAGTTTGTTTCAACACAACGCGGGGCAACCCACGCACATTGTGTGTTCGAGCATGATTGCGCGGTGTTTTCAGCAAGTGCATTACCCGATTTTGCCGATTGTCCATAACGCGCAACAGGATGAAGTGCGCTTTTACGAACGCAATTTCCGCCTGATTACCCCCAGCGATTTTGATTACTCACCCTACTTTTCGGTCATTAAATACCCGGCATGGAACACGGGGCGCGAACCCGCGTACCGAACTTTGCCTTGGCATCAAGATAAGGAGGCTTCCCATGAGTTGGTTAACCCAATACCGGCAGCAATACCTGAGCCGCCCGGTTATGCGCCTGATGAAACAGCAGTTACCGCCCATCTCGCAGACGGAACAGGACGCACTGGACAGCGGCAACGTCTGGTGGGATTCCGAGCTTTTTTCCGGCAAGCCGGATTGGAGACGTTTGCACGCTCTCTCCATTAG
- a CDS encoding OmpA family protein, producing the protein MDKNSACCCGALPAMWWWLLTLLGLPLLFFLMTGARQGAVETDLTTRSTAALNAAGMDWATVNLDQRGRDVQLNGMAASKQDQDAALKIVQGVYGVRDVQNMVEVAITPKTAPATASTPLQEPDVGITDQTAQAPAEPAASPADQTAQAPIEQAIPPAEAAPAPEQQAVMNCQQQLNDAMTGKTILFETNKSAIKRDSLALLDSLTGIIADCKDVIAGRGIQVSGHTDNVGNDAYNQNLSTQRADAVKDYLVKKGVDSTLIKSAGYGESKPIASNDSEAGRSQNRRITFDINPE; encoded by the coding sequence ATGGACAAAAATAGCGCGTGCTGTTGCGGTGCACTGCCCGCAATGTGGTGGTGGTTGCTGACATTACTGGGTTTACCCCTGTTGTTTTTCCTGATGACGGGAGCGCGTCAGGGAGCAGTTGAAACGGATTTAACGACGCGAAGTACAGCGGCATTAAATGCGGCTGGTATGGATTGGGCAACGGTGAATCTTGATCAGCGTGGACGCGACGTACAGCTTAACGGCATGGCTGCATCAAAGCAGGATCAGGACGCGGCTCTTAAAATTGTCCAAGGTGTGTACGGGGTACGTGATGTGCAGAATATGGTGGAAGTGGCAATAACCCCGAAAACCGCGCCTGCTACGGCTTCTACGCCGCTGCAAGAACCAGATGTGGGTATTACTGATCAAACAGCACAAGCCCCTGCCGAGCCAGCGGCTTCTCCTGCTGATCAAACAGCGCAAGCCCCAATCGAGCAGGCGATTCCTCCTGCTGAAGCTGCGCCTGCGCCGGAACAACAAGCTGTCATGAATTGTCAACAGCAATTAAATGATGCCATGACTGGCAAAACCATTTTATTTGAAACCAATAAGTCTGCCATTAAGCGGGATAGTTTGGCATTGCTGGACTCCCTTACCGGAATTATAGCTGATTGTAAGGATGTGATCGCCGGTCGGGGCATTCAGGTAAGTGGGCATACCGATAACGTTGGGAATGATGCTTACAATCAGAACCTGAGCACACAGCGTGCCGATGCGGTGAAAGATTATCTCGTCAAAAAAGGTGTTGATAGTACTTTAATCAAAAGCGCTGGATATGGTGAAAGCAAGCCGATTGCCTCCAACGATAGTGAGGCGGGGCGTTCCCAGAATCGTCGAATTACTTTTGACATCAACCCTGAGTGA
- a CDS encoding YkgJ family cysteine cluster protein, with protein sequence MNPNPCMTCGACCASFRVSFYWGETDAAPAGLVPAHLTEAIAPHHVAMLGTNQAKPHCIALQGVVGEGVSCNIYPLRSSTCREFTASWEHGEHNPTCDRARANYGLAPLLPTVG encoded by the coding sequence GTGAACCCTAACCCTTGCATGACTTGCGGCGCGTGTTGCGCCAGTTTCCGCGTCTCGTTTTACTGGGGCGAAACCGACGCAGCCCCCGCTGGCCTTGTACCCGCCCACTTGACCGAAGCAATTGCCCCGCACCACGTTGCCATGTTGGGCACAAATCAAGCCAAACCTCACTGTATTGCACTGCAAGGCGTAGTGGGTGAAGGTGTCAGTTGCAACATTTACCCGTTACGCTCTTCCACATGCCGCGAATTCACTGCCTCGTGGGAACACGGTGAACATAATCCTACCTGTGATCGCGCCCGCGCCAATTACGGTTTAGCACCACTGTTGCCGACTGTTGGCTGA
- a CDS encoding DUF3131 domain-containing protein yields MLRLSLTLALIINACGGLWLNPASADAAQPSKPTYCPARTGELNERDKALARIAWQYFENNIQAETGLVNAADQYPSTTLWDVGSSLAAFIAAEKLGIIPRERFDRMTNQMLDTLGHLDLFNGEAPNKVYNTKTAQKVDYRNQPSAQGIGVSTLDLGRLVSWLNILSCLHPQHQAKAQQILESWNFCRLLEHNQMYGLAFKDESGEVEVQQEGRLGYEQYAGKAFQQLGFDMSLSARYHNQYATTTTVSGVELLVDSRDASTLGAHNYVVSESYAMDVLEHGLDKENKALLDAIYTVQQRRWEQTGTVTAVSEDNLDRKPYFVYNTIFSDDIPWAAITDKGEDMSALRSVSVKAAVSLAYLFPERQYSKLLLDTVQEARSPKGGWYSGIYEDSAKGFNKARTANTNGVILSVLLYKLYGALNQQCDQCDKGVQLSEKFLSANQNKRQCLADGKFD; encoded by the coding sequence ATGCTGCGCCTTAGCTTAACCTTAGCCTTGATTATCAATGCGTGTGGCGGACTCTGGCTGAACCCTGCCAGTGCCGACGCTGCGCAACCCAGTAAACCCACGTATTGTCCTGCTCGTACCGGTGAGTTAAACGAGCGCGATAAAGCGCTGGCGCGAATCGCTTGGCAATACTTTGAGAACAATATTCAAGCCGAAACCGGCTTAGTGAATGCTGCTGATCAATACCCATCCACTACCTTGTGGGATGTTGGTTCATCACTCGCCGCGTTTATCGCCGCCGAAAAGCTAGGCATTATCCCGCGTGAACGCTTTGACCGCATGACCAACCAGATGCTGGATACCTTAGGGCATTTGGATTTGTTCAATGGCGAAGCCCCCAATAAGGTCTACAACACCAAGACCGCGCAAAAAGTCGATTACCGCAACCAGCCATCGGCACAGGGTATTGGCGTTTCCACCTTGGATTTGGGGCGCTTGGTGTCTTGGTTAAACATTTTGTCTTGCCTGCATCCGCAGCACCAAGCCAAGGCGCAACAAATACTGGAAAGCTGGAATTTTTGCCGTTTGTTGGAACACAATCAAATGTACGGTCTGGCTTTCAAAGACGAGTCCGGCGAAGTGGAAGTGCAGCAGGAAGGGCGTTTGGGGTATGAGCAATACGCGGGTAAAGCTTTCCAACAGTTGGGGTTTGACATGAGCCTTTCGGCGCGTTATCACAACCAATACGCCACCACCACAACAGTATCGGGTGTGGAATTGCTGGTGGATTCGCGGGATGCATCCACCCTCGGCGCACACAATTACGTGGTCTCTGAATCCTACGCGATGGATGTGTTGGAGCACGGTCTGGACAAGGAAAATAAAGCGCTGCTCGATGCAATTTATACGGTGCAACAACGCCGTTGGGAACAAACCGGCACTGTCACTGCCGTGTCGGAAGATAACCTCGATCGCAAACCGTATTTCGTTTACAACACCATTTTCAGCGATGACATTCCTTGGGCAGCAATCACCGATAAGGGTGAAGACATGTCGGCGTTGAGAAGCGTGTCGGTGAAAGCGGCAGTTTCGCTGGCGTATTTATTTCCTGAGCGCCAATACAGCAAGCTGTTGCTGGATACGGTGCAGGAGGCGCGTAGCCCTAAAGGTGGTTGGTATTCCGGCATTTACGAAGACTCGGCCAAAGGTTTCAACAAAGCCAGGACTGCGAACACCAATGGGGTGATTTTGTCGGTGCTGTTATACAAGTTGTACGGGGCGCTGAATCAGCAATGTGATCAGTGCGACAAGGGCGTGCAATTGTCTGAAAAATTTCTGAGTGCCAATCAGAATAAGCGCCAGTGTTTGGCGGATGGCAAGTTTGATTAA
- the opgC gene encoding OpgC domain-containing protein, protein MTTDTLRAPRTFSDWIPASWAYPDTGATRDLRLDFMRGFVIPLLFASHFEYFSALMFIGWERIGVISTAEIFVILSGIVVGMVYGKKVKQAGVAAAMPGLISRSVALYRISVLMILTIAALRFIPWLDTTIITTFHDPYGGKTFQLYPPIDASIFQVISKALLLQIGPHQFQIVGMYVVMFILFTPLVFFMLAKRQLGLLLGASWVLYLINLGSNPFFRPTNAQFEYAFPILSWQLLYVHGMVAGYYKQEVVQFFSATAWGKRLVALCIALSLGFIVFTWNHPLQQFPEWARLHFVPADTFLHWYNTYFTKNTLGIGRLVNVVVLFIAIYTLMTLCWQPLNRMLGWFFIPLGQASLYVFFIHVFLLLLIANTPLPSYENFWINTGIHIGLLALVWVLVKRQFLFRWIPH, encoded by the coding sequence ATGACGACAGACACCTTACGTGCTCCGCGCACTTTTTCCGATTGGATTCCGGCGAGTTGGGCGTACCCCGACACGGGGGCAACCCGTGATTTGCGCCTTGATTTTATGCGCGGCTTTGTTATTCCGCTGTTATTTGCGTCGCATTTTGAATACTTTTCAGCCTTAATGTTCATCGGTTGGGAACGCATTGGGGTGATTTCCACCGCCGAGATTTTCGTGATTTTATCGGGAATCGTGGTTGGGATGGTGTATGGCAAAAAAGTCAAACAAGCCGGTGTTGCCGCCGCCATGCCGGGGTTAATTAGTCGCTCGGTGGCGCTATACCGGATCAGTGTCTTGATGATATTAACGATAGCGGCACTGCGTTTTATTCCTTGGCTGGATACCACCATTATTACCACGTTTCATGACCCTTACGGTGGGAAAACTTTCCAATTATACCCACCAATCGACGCCAGTATTTTTCAGGTTATCAGTAAAGCGTTATTGCTTCAGATCGGGCCGCACCAGTTCCAAATTGTCGGCATGTATGTGGTGATGTTTATCCTGTTTACGCCGCTGGTATTTTTTATGTTAGCTAAGCGGCAGCTAGGTTTGTTATTAGGGGCAAGTTGGGTGTTATACCTGATTAATTTGGGAAGCAACCCGTTTTTCCGCCCAACGAATGCGCAGTTTGAATACGCTTTTCCTATTCTTTCTTGGCAGTTGCTTTATGTACACGGAATGGTCGCCGGTTATTATAAACAGGAAGTGGTGCAATTTTTCTCGGCAACGGCATGGGGGAAGCGTTTAGTGGCGCTGTGTATTGCCTTGTCATTGGGTTTTATCGTGTTTACGTGGAATCACCCCTTGCAACAGTTTCCTGAGTGGGCGCGTTTGCATTTTGTGCCAGCGGATACATTTTTGCATTGGTATAACACGTATTTTACTAAAAATACCTTGGGTATTGGGCGCTTGGTGAATGTGGTCGTATTGTTTATCGCTATTTACACGCTCATGACACTTTGCTGGCAGCCGCTTAACCGCATGTTGGGCTGGTTCTTTATTCCATTAGGGCAAGCGTCGTTGTATGTGTTTTTTATTCATGTGTTTTTATTGCTGTTGATCGCCAATACGCCGTTGCCGAGTTATGAGAATTTCTGGATTAATACGGGCATCCATATTGGATTATTGGCGTTGGTCTGGGTGCTGGTGAAACGGCAGTTTTTATTCCGCTGGATTCCACATTAA
- a CDS encoding cytochrome-c peroxidase, translating into MKAQALIISLLALSVASAVWAEKAEKTEPAKAVEASVVKDEPIKPIPTYVPKEAVVELGKKLYFDPRLSKSGFISCNSCHNLSMGGTDNLPTSIGDHWQQGPINSPTVLNSSMNVAQFWDGRAKDLKAQAGGPIANPGEMAFTHELAIDVLDSIPAYKEEFKMAFGKDTIDIDMVTDAIAAFEETLVTPDSKFDRWLKGDEIAMNDKELNGYKLFKDSGCVACHNGPAVGGSSFQKMGAVEPYKTDNPAEGLAAVTGKDADRFKFKVPTLRNVELTYPYFHDGAAKTLEDAVNIMGQIQLGKKYTEAETADIVAFLKALTGKQPDIKLPILPPSTNETPRPDPFGKGDTAKAGDADKKS; encoded by the coding sequence ATGAAAGCACAAGCCTTAATCATTTCATTGCTGGCACTTAGCGTTGCAAGCGCTGTGTGGGCAGAAAAAGCCGAAAAAACCGAGCCAGCGAAAGCGGTTGAAGCCAGCGTTGTTAAAGACGAACCGATCAAGCCCATTCCCACTTATGTGCCAAAAGAAGCCGTTGTGGAACTGGGCAAAAAATTGTATTTTGATCCACGTTTGTCCAAATCCGGTTTCATTTCCTGCAACTCTTGCCACAATTTGAGCATGGGTGGGACTGACAACCTCCCCACTTCCATCGGCGACCATTGGCAACAAGGCCCGATCAACTCGCCGACTGTGCTGAATTCCAGCATGAACGTCGCACAATTCTGGGACGGTCGTGCCAAAGATTTGAAAGCTCAAGCCGGAGGCCCGATTGCTAACCCCGGTGAAATGGCGTTTACCCACGAATTAGCCATTGACGTGCTTGACTCCATTCCCGCGTATAAAGAAGAGTTTAAGATGGCGTTTGGTAAAGACACCATCGACATCGACATGGTGACAGATGCGATCGCCGCGTTTGAAGAAACTTTGGTGACGCCCGATTCCAAATTTGACCGTTGGTTGAAAGGCGATGAAATCGCGATGAATGACAAAGAACTCAACGGTTATAAATTGTTCAAGGACAGTGGTTGCGTGGCTTGTCACAATGGTCCAGCCGTTGGTGGTTCAAGCTTCCAGAAAATGGGTGCGGTTGAACCGTATAAAACCGACAACCCTGCCGAAGGTTTAGCGGCTGTTACTGGCAAAGATGCTGACCGTTTCAAATTCAAAGTGCCTACCTTGCGCAACGTTGAATTAACGTACCCGTATTTCCATGATGGCGCTGCCAAGACTTTGGAAGACGCGGTTAATATCATGGGACAAATTCAGTTAGGTAAGAAATACACTGAGGCTGAAACCGCTGACATTGTAGCCTTCTTGAAAGCCTTAACAGGTAAGCAGCCCGACATCAAGTTGCCTATTTTGCCACCGTCTACCAATGAAACTCCACGCCCTGATCCGTTCGGCAAGGGTGATACTGCCAAAGCAGGCGACGCTGACAAGAAATCCTGA
- a CDS encoding DUF3131 domain-containing protein: MNKNNLKVALAWLAGSVLAGILIFFITHSAPPVANPAAVTDSPSLLQMLKSGSTAGRNDTFCALTTGPDNSCLGSPQALCSTDQEMAQIAWQYFENNYNPETGLYNAADKYPSTTMWDTGSALAATIAAHDFGLIDAKVFDDRIRSMFKTLSNMELFNKEAPNKVYHTVSGAMVDYRNQPAPEGIGVSALDLARIISWLNTLSCMHPQYAYPAQKVIERWDLKRLIKDGQMFGLYRDPTSKNMVVAQEGRLGYEQYGGKIFRELGYDQHVAATYNNEFRETINIYDVPIAYDRRDPRDLGAYNYVVTESYAMDAIENGIDAENRPLLDNIYLVQKRRWEQTGILTAVSEDNIDQKPYFLYNTIFTAGLPWNTTTDKGVRYDSLKTVSVKAALSLAILYPEDPYSKELAYNVSSAYNPERGWYSGIYESGGGYNKAITANTNGIVLSLLLYKKYGEFYPICKRCERGLKPKLMAAKTCDACTTE; this comes from the coding sequence ATGAACAAAAATAACCTCAAAGTAGCACTCGCGTGGTTGGCTGGCTCCGTTTTGGCTGGTATTTTAATCTTCTTCATTACCCACAGCGCCCCCCCCGTAGCGAATCCGGCGGCAGTAACCGATTCCCCCAGCTTGTTGCAGATGTTAAAAAGCGGCTCCACTGCCGGGCGGAATGACACCTTTTGTGCCCTGACCACCGGCCCTGATAACAGTTGCTTAGGCTCACCGCAAGCCTTGTGCAGCACTGATCAGGAAATGGCACAAATTGCATGGCAATACTTTGAAAACAATTACAACCCTGAAACCGGGCTGTACAACGCGGCTGACAAATACCCCTCCACCACCATGTGGGATACCGGCTCGGCACTCGCTGCCACGATTGCCGCCCACGATTTCGGCCTGATTGACGCCAAAGTGTTCGATGACCGCATTCGCAGCATGTTCAAAACCTTGAGCAATATGGAGCTGTTTAACAAAGAAGCCCCCAACAAGGTTTACCACACCGTCAGCGGCGCAATGGTGGATTACCGCAATCAACCCGCCCCGGAAGGCATCGGCGTTTCCGCACTGGATCTGGCGCGGATTATTTCGTGGCTAAACACCCTAAGTTGTATGCACCCGCAATACGCTTATCCCGCGCAAAAAGTGATTGAACGTTGGGATCTAAAACGCCTGATCAAAGACGGGCAAATGTTCGGGCTATACCGCGACCCTACCTCGAAAAACATGGTGGTTGCGCAAGAAGGCCGTCTCGGATACGAGCAATACGGCGGCAAAATCTTCCGCGAACTCGGTTACGACCAACACGTTGCTGCCACCTATAACAACGAATTTCGCGAAACCATCAATATCTACGACGTACCCATTGCCTATGACCGCCGCGACCCGCGTGATTTGGGTGCTTACAATTACGTCGTCACCGAATCGTATGCGATGGATGCCATCGAAAACGGCATTGATGCAGAAAATCGCCCGCTGCTGGACAATATTTACTTGGTGCAAAAACGCCGTTGGGAACAAACCGGCATTCTCACCGCCGTATCCGAAGACAATATCGACCAAAAACCGTACTTCCTCTACAACACCATTTTCACCGCAGGCTTGCCCTGGAACACCACCACCGACAAAGGCGTGCGTTATGACAGCCTCAAAACCGTGTCGGTAAAAGCAGCGTTATCGCTGGCGATTCTCTACCCCGAAGACCCGTACAGCAAAGAACTCGCTTACAACGTCAGCTCCGCTTATAACCCGGAACGCGGCTGGTATTCCGGGATCTACGAAAGCGGCGGCGGCTACAATAAAGCGATTACCGCCAATACCAATGGCATTGTATTAAGCCTGTTGCTGTACAAGAAGTACGGTGAATTTTACCCCATTTGCAAACGCTGTGAACGCGGCCTCAAACCCAAACTGATGGCGGCAAAAACGTGCGATGCCTGCACCACTGAATAA
- a CDS encoding GTP-binding protein — MTIRLAMLGFNDAAESARLAALFTHARHWQQPWEVVEQVADAEFVLLAADDETTHYPPHFSPENIILYANQPSQQAKWHLLRPANAQTPSPLDFTLLLKNITQSRVKSAPVIPVKTAAKSESLKVLIVGSVGSGKTTAVKTLGGSSAISTEAKPSDQTQLQKSTTTVAMDFGTLRLDDATQVRLYGSPGQRRFDFMGDILLHKAAGLIILIGNDRSDCLSELNYYLNAYHDFLRTHPAVIGVTHNDISPTPALRVYADFIQARGQSWPVRKVDARNHLEMKGLVDLLIETARLR; from the coding sequence ATGACGATTAGACTCGCAATGCTAGGTTTTAATGACGCGGCGGAATCCGCCCGCTTAGCGGCTCTGTTCACCCATGCCCGTCATTGGCAACAGCCATGGGAGGTAGTGGAGCAAGTCGCGGATGCTGAATTTGTGTTGCTGGCGGCGGATGATGAAACCACACACTATCCGCCGCATTTTTCACCGGAAAACATTATTCTGTACGCGAATCAGCCAAGCCAGCAGGCGAAATGGCACTTGTTGCGCCCTGCGAATGCACAAACGCCATCCCCTTTAGACTTCACACTGTTATTGAAAAATATTACGCAAAGTCGGGTGAAGTCAGCGCCGGTTATTCCCGTAAAGACAGCAGCCAAATCTGAGAGTTTGAAAGTATTGATTGTCGGTAGCGTTGGCTCTGGCAAAACTACCGCAGTCAAAACGCTAGGTGGAAGCAGTGCGATTTCCACCGAGGCGAAACCCAGTGATCAAACGCAATTGCAGAAAAGCACCACCACGGTGGCGATGGATTTCGGCACTTTGCGTTTGGATGATGCGACACAAGTGCGTCTGTACGGTTCACCGGGGCAACGGCGCTTTGATTTTATGGGCGATATTTTGCTGCACAAAGCAGCGGGGCTTATTATTTTGATTGGCAATGACCGCAGCGATTGCCTGTCAGAATTGAACTACTACTTGAATGCTTACCACGATTTTTTGCGCACCCACCCGGCGGTGATTGGGGTGACGCACAACGATATTAGTCCAACTCCGGCATTGCGGGTGTACGCCGATTTTATTCAAGCGCGGGGGCAGTCTTGGCCGGTTCGCAAAGTCGATGCCCGCAATCACTTAGAGATGAAGGGGCTGGTTGACTTATTAATCGAGACAGCTAGACTTCGCTAG
- a CDS encoding OmpA family protein encodes MFPKRPLQVAILCAMTGLAVPHAHADAPKSAALYPVCDTPAVPIGKEDYQPSSLALHGLTALYINIDDVISSAKPKNVKLQKDLKEAVQQRLSAAGMRLLSKEEMETTAGQPEMSMFPSYPKHLGPFKPGEPRIEYNAACCTAGIWTSFSQGAMTLRDPLLHHKLATWGGGHNTTDCNNVGKWLSEVVLKTVDDFITAKQKADKDYQAWQKKQGQTPAKPKADTPPASADKPTKDVAPASTAKPVELRETNDAEALACDTAILLYAEIFPTAAVDISDAKGGILGKIADNMKACPQYRYRIETHADQRSSHEYNDVLSARRAVAIRNYLVDNGVDEEQFDLRFYGKRKPLVDGDNETAWAANRRVMITPIKPK; translated from the coding sequence ATGTTCCCGAAACGCCCGCTGCAAGTGGCAATATTGTGTGCGATGACAGGGTTAGCCGTGCCACACGCACACGCCGATGCCCCCAAATCTGCTGCCCTTTACCCGGTCTGCGACACGCCAGCCGTACCCATAGGCAAAGAAGACTACCAACCCAGCAGCCTTGCGTTGCACGGTTTAACCGCGCTTTACATCAATATTGACGATGTAATCAGCAGCGCCAAACCCAAAAACGTCAAATTGCAAAAAGACCTTAAAGAAGCCGTCCAACAACGCTTAAGCGCCGCCGGAATGCGCTTATTGAGCAAGGAAGAAATGGAAACCACAGCGGGGCAACCCGAAATGAGCATGTTCCCCTCCTACCCCAAACACTTAGGTCCGTTCAAACCCGGCGAACCGCGCATCGAATACAACGCCGCCTGTTGCACCGCCGGTATCTGGACATCGTTCTCCCAAGGCGCCATGACCCTACGTGACCCGCTGTTACACCATAAGCTGGCAACGTGGGGCGGAGGTCACAACACCACGGACTGCAACAATGTGGGCAAATGGCTCAGCGAAGTCGTGCTAAAAACCGTCGATGACTTCATTACCGCCAAACAAAAAGCCGATAAAGATTACCAAGCTTGGCAGAAAAAACAGGGGCAGACGCCAGCAAAACCCAAGGCAGATACCCCGCCTGCGAGTGCTGACAAGCCCACAAAAGATGTTGCACCCGCCAGCACTGCCAAACCCGTAGAATTGCGCGAAACCAACGATGCTGAAGCCTTAGCCTGCGATACCGCCATTTTGTTGTATGCCGAAATCTTCCCAACCGCCGCCGTTGACATCAGTGATGCGAAGGGTGGGATTTTAGGCAAAATCGCCGACAATATGAAAGCCTGCCCGCAATACCGGTATCGCATCGAAACGCACGCCGACCAACGTTCCAGCCATGAATACAATGATGTACTCTCAGCACGTCGGGCAGTCGCCATCCGCAATTATTTGGTCGATAACGGGGTTGATGAAGAACAGTTTGACCTACGCTTTTACGGCAAACGTAAACCCTTGGTAGACGGTGATAATGAAACCGCATGGGCAGCTAATCGGCGCGTTATGATCACCCCGATTAAGCCCAAGTAA
- a CDS encoding sigma-54-dependent transcriptional regulator has product MAEQTALIVDGDPAFRERLELTLLRMGLNTLSCGYVQEALGNISKHQPTFCLTEWELPDGGGLDVIGFARAHCPVMPVVVVTGKASVEAAATAFKAGATDFVAKPLELPKLRELLQNLTQRQNGKAASAPTPSTVAGNAANDKILGNSPAMQQLKATIGKLARSQAPVYIHGESGSGKELVAHQIHLQGARGKRMFVPVNCGAIPENLMESEFFGHKKGSFTGAVTDKQGLFQAAHQGTLFLDEVADLPLNMQVKLLRAIQEGAVKPVGGLEEMPVDVRILSATHKPLEQEVASGRFRQDLYYRLNVITLDVPPLRERQGDLELLVDFFLQKIANRWQMPVIKLAPDAFATLQAYHFPGNVRELENILERACTLCDDNLIRQRDLHLRPAQFEAAVTISQTPVTQPVLVDETIPDDVWNPEDADAEKDLVHRALEYTRWNRTRAAHILGMTFRQLTYRIQKYGLDENQ; this is encoded by the coding sequence ATGGCTGAGCAAACTGCACTGATTGTTGATGGCGACCCCGCCTTCCGTGAACGGCTGGAATTAACGCTGTTACGCATGGGTTTGAATACCCTGAGCTGCGGTTATGTGCAGGAGGCACTCGGCAATATCAGCAAACACCAGCCAACATTCTGTTTAACAGAATGGGAATTGCCTGACGGCGGAGGGCTGGATGTCATTGGATTTGCCCGCGCACATTGCCCTGTCATGCCCGTCGTGGTAGTAACTGGCAAAGCCAGTGTTGAAGCTGCCGCCACCGCCTTCAAAGCCGGGGCAACCGATTTTGTTGCCAAACCGCTGGAATTGCCCAAATTACGCGAATTGCTCCAGAATTTGACCCAACGTCAGAATGGGAAAGCCGCTTCAGCACCAACGCCGTCAACCGTTGCAGGCAATGCTGCCAATGATAAGATTCTGGGCAATTCCCCCGCGATGCAGCAGCTCAAAGCCACTATCGGCAAGTTGGCGCGTAGTCAGGCGCCGGTCTATATCCACGGCGAATCGGGCAGCGGTAAGGAATTGGTGGCACATCAAATTCACCTGCAAGGCGCACGCGGCAAGAGAATGTTCGTACCGGTCAACTGCGGGGCGATTCCTGAAAATCTGATGGAAAGTGAATTTTTTGGTCACAAAAAAGGCAGCTTCACCGGGGCTGTCACCGACAAGCAGGGATTGTTCCAAGCGGCTCATCAAGGCACGTTGTTTCTGGATGAAGTCGCGGATTTGCCCCTGAACATGCAAGTCAAACTGTTGCGGGCTATTCAGGAAGGTGCCGTAAAGCCAGTCGGTGGGCTGGAAGAAATGCCGGTGGATGTGCGTATTCTCAGCGCCACCCACAAGCCTCTGGAACAGGAAGTAGCCAGCGGGCGCTTCCGGCAAGATTTGTATTACCGCCTGAATGTGATCACATTGGACGTGCCGCCCTTACGCGAACGGCAAGGTGATCTGGAATTGCTGGTAGATTTTTTTCTGCAAAAAATAGCCAATCGCTGGCAAATGCCAGTGATAAAACTCGCGCCGGATGCATTCGCAACTTTGCAGGCATACCACTTCCCCGGCAATGTGCGTGAGCTGGAAAATATTCTGGAACGGGCTTGTACGTTGTGTGATGACAATCTCATTCGGCAGCGTGATTTGCACTTGCGACCTGCCCAGTTTGAAGCGGCGGTTACCATTAGCCAAACACCCGTCACGCAGCCGGTGCTGGTAGATGAAACTATCCCGGATGATGTCTGGAACCCTGAAGATGCCGATGCCGAAAAGGATCTGGTGCATCGGGCGCTGGAATATACGCGCTGGAATCGGACACGCGCCGCACATATTCTGGGCATGACATTCCGGCAATTGACTTACCGAATTCAAAAATACGGGCTGGATGAAAACCAATAA